From a single Saccharomyces kudriavzevii IFO 1802 strain IFO1802 genome assembly, chromosome: 15 genomic region:
- the GPB1 gene encoding Gpb1p (similar to Saccharomyces cerevisiae GPB2 (YAL056W) and GPB1 (YOR371C); ancestral locus Anc_7.9): protein MPLANTFGTHSLEAHPLHTQPTVHIKLSKEERSHYKERYHSLEYISNYVSVFDQAMSDNIDSKIRKENETLLKKYYESRKPFTFANFRQGSVISSSDSSTGFTERTKTYGFLNDFVSNCVNEVDPYTLKMTVRNRQSALNMVNIDDERKNKDGLYDFENTTDEDCNGRSSGGFQYSSERLEILRSRSTRSYFKYYKKLLTVDLRDSDVLKRHNLWMPMITKKFRFLLVPNTEPEDTSFTTPVPAYLQPSDLDIFQKKTCPLFINGTDCVPKSYDTFSGSSVVTSIFSEYKLPSLSYHCSVELNDQLFIVGGLMACHRYDEEAPDLKDFYVDGIENLPPPLLPELINNPSMISNPHLYCVSLTSSRLTRPDISGYIPPPLVCTQGCKLTERHIFFYGGFEIKSETQVDEKGRYFIRKRAFLNNTGYILDTVTFNFSKIELAAPPYQFAIYNNFSPRFGHMQTSVSNANNNSANENTPSSTKGRRSISPYCRGNGEYKIDDLVGSSESKDYLPGGSMSNITNPRSSDSLPPKTCSPGKHTCSSVNTILIFGGYSQTGDDKYEAMNDMWKIDIPVISRGKRNYYKFADTVTATKIRVIDDPELWPSRRAFSACCVPDYFTKDAEPIETRLLRNLRNDFSIDVEIQPGNKPSQPLFPNIPHSRKEKKNGHESKHASSSGNSTSEESSSKSPRNTTSSPPTSPKHTPLLNGLKKGTSFGRTVAFHGGSDGYNVCCDMWWFDFDSEKWTKIDLYAKTQNESDGMVPIKLCMVGHSMTTVGHTVMFIGGLRQGDVDRLYRDEPLPKEIISGVPLGSGVINVVDLDTQCLQGCKLVRSDGDTKDSVVMDPHVGTPHQVLTVAGTIALVNGTMTLVGGVAADRRNISELYMRGAVLQFILPSMNLAN, encoded by the coding sequence ATGCCTTTAGCAAACACGTTTGGAACACACAGTTTAGAAGCTCATCCTTTGCACACGCAGCCTACAGTTCATATCAAACTCAGTAAAGAGGAAAGATCTCATTATAAGGAGCGGTATCATTCCTTAGAGTATATCTCCAATTATGTGTCTGTTTTTGACCAAGCGATGAGTGATAATATTGACTCCAAGATCaggaaggaaaatgaaaccttattgaaaaagtattATGAATCAAGGAAACCGTTTACTTTTGCCAACTTCAGGCAAGGAAGCGTAATAAGCTCTTCGGATTCCTCCACAGGTTTTACGGAGAGGACAAAAACCTATGGTTTTTTGAACGACTTCGTTAGTAATTGTGTTAACGAGGTAGACCCATATACGCTAAAAATGACAGTAAGAAATAGACAAAGTGCTCTAAATATGGTGAACATCGACGATGAACGTAAAAACAAGGATGGCTTGTACGATTTCGAAAACACTACAGACGAAGATTGTAATGGTAGGTCTAGTGGTGGTTTTCAATATTCATCGGAGAGACTAGAAATTCTTCGCTCACGTTCGACAAGATCGTATTTTAAGTATTACAAGAAGCTTTTAACCGTAGATCTGAGGGACAGTGATGTCTTGAAGAGACATAACTTATGGATGCCAATGattaccaaaaaatttagGTTTCTATTAGTACCAAATACAGAACCGGAGGATACAAGTTTTACAACCCCCGTACCAGCATACTTACAACCGTCCGAtttggatatttttcagaaaaagaCATGCCCACTTTTCATCAACGGCACTGATTGTGTTCCTAAGAGTTACGATACATTTTCAGGTTCTTCTGTTGTCACttctattttttcagaatataAGCTCCCATCTCTTTCATACCATTGTTCTGTCGAATTAAATGATCAATTGTTTATTGTTGGTGGATTAATGGCATGTCATAGGtatgatgaagaagcaCCTGATTTGAAGGACTTTTACGTAGATGGCATAGAAAACTTACCACCACCGCTATTACCAGAATTAATAAACAATCCATCCATGATTTCTAATCCACATTTATACTGTGTTTCCTTAACGTCTTCCAGACTAACAAGGCCTGACATTTCAGGTTATATCCCACCTCCACTAGTGTGCACTCAGGGTTGTAAATTGACGGAAAGacatatatttttttatggcGGATTTGAAATCAAGTCAGAAACCCAGGTCGATGAAAAGGGAAGGTACTTTATAAGGAAGAGAGCTTTTCTGAATAATACAGGTTACATCTTAGACACAGTAACGTTTAATTTCTCAAAGATTGAGTTAGCGGCTCCTCCATACCAGTTTGCAATTTACAATAATTTCTCACCCAGATTTGGTCATATGCAGACATCAGTAAGTAATGCTAATAACAACTCGGCAAATGAGAATACCCCATCCAGCACGAAAGGAAGAAGGTCAATTAGTCCATATTGCCGGGGCAATGGGGAGTAcaaaattgatgatttaGTAGGTTCCTCAGAAAGCAAGGATTATTTACCAGGCGGCTCGATGTCAAACATAACAAATCCAAGATCTTCAGATAGTCTTCCTCCCAAGACTTGCTCCCCTGGAAAACATACTTGTAGCTCTGTTAATACCATCCTTATCTTTGGAGGTTATAGCCAGACCGGTGATGATAAGTATGAAGCTATGAATGACATGTGGAAAATAGATATCCCAGTAATTTCTCGTGGGAAACGCAATTACTATAAGTTTGCTGATACTGTCACAGCCACTAAGATTCGTGTCATTGATGATCCAGAATTATGGCCAAGCAGAAGAGCGTTTTCAGCATGCTGTGTCCCAGACTATTTTACTAAAGATGCTGAGCCTATAGAAACAAGACTTTTGAGAAATTTGAGAAACGATTTTTCCATAGATGTGGAAATTCAGCCAGGCAATAAGCCATCTCAACCACTTTTCCCAAATATCCCGCATTCtaggaaagaaaagaaaaatggtcACGAAAGTAAGCATGCTTCCAGCTCTGGTAATAGTACCAGTGAAGAAAGCTCGTCAAAGTCTCCTAGAAACACAACCTCAAGTCCCCCTACAAGTCCCAAACATACACCACTATTGAACGGGTTGAAGAAAGGTACCTCATTTGGAAGGACGGTCGCGTTCCATGGAGGTTCAGATGGCTATAACGTTTGCTGTGATATGTGGTGGTTTGACTTTGATTCCGAAAAGTGGACGAAGATAGATCTATATGCTAAAACACAGAACGAATCAGATGGTATGGTGCCTATAAAATTATGTATGGTGGGACATTCAATGACAACGGTGGGTCATACGGTAATGTTTATCGGAGGTTTACGACAAGGTGATGTCGACCGATTATACCGCGACGAACCTCTTCCCAAAGAAATAATATCGGGTGTTCCACTCGGTAGTGGCGTTATAAATGTCGTGGATTTAGATACCCAGTGTCTTCAAGGTTGCAAGCTAGTACGAAGCGACGGAGACACTAAAGATTCAGTCGTTATGGACCCTCACGTCGGCACACCTCATCAAGTATTGACTGTTGCAGGCACAATAGCACTAGTCAATGGAACCATGACCCTAGTAGGAGGTGTAGCTGCAGATCGCCGAAACATTTCGGAGCTTTACATGAGGGGAGCTGTCTTACAGTTCATTCTACCAAGTATGAATCTTGCCAACTAA
- the NDD1 gene encoding Ndd1p (similar to Saccharomyces cerevisiae NDD1 (YOR372C); ancestral locus Anc_7.8), with product MDRNTSYQQNYTTTGAAAASSRQPPSDNNADTNFLKVMSDFKYNFNSPLPTTTQFPTPYSSNQYQQTQDHFANTDAHNSSGNESSLVENSILPHHQQVQPQQQHLGSLVPPAVTRTDTSETLDDINVQPSSVLQFGNSLPGEFLVASPEQFKEFLLDSPSTSFNFFHKTPAKTPLRFVTDSSSAQPSTVDNPNQQQNVFSNVDLNNLLKSNRKTPSSSCTGAFSRTPLSKIDMNLMFNQPLATSPSKRFSSLSLTPYGRKILNDVGTPYAKALISSNSALVDFQKARKDITTNVASTGSVNANNILQRTPLRSNDKKIFIKTPQDAIKGTSTLTKDNENKPDIYGSSPTTIQLNSSITKSISKLDNSRIPLFVSRSDTILDSNVDDQLFDLRLARLPLSPTPNCNSLHSTTAGAAALQIPELPKMGSFRSDTVASSTSSSNTISLKSKSSNNNLKGRIKKNGKKPSKFQIIVANIDQFNQDQSSSLSSSLSLNSRAGNSNLNATKKRGNKLKRSQSSLSDSKFKSQAKKNCDSKPNGNLFNSQ from the coding sequence ATGGACAGGAACACAAGCTACCAGCAGAACTATACAACTACTGGGGCAGCGGCCGCTTCTTCAAGGCAGCCTCCTTCGGATAATAACGCTgatacaaattttttgaaagtaatGTCGGATTTTAAGTACAATTTCAACAGTCCGTTGCCCACAACGACTCAATTTCCTACACCATATTCTTCCAATCAGTACCAGCAAACGCAGGACCATTTTGCCAATACGGACGCACATAACAGTTCGGGCAATGAATCGTCGTTGGTTGAAAATAGCATACTACCACATCACCAGCAGGTCCAGCCACAGCAACAACATTTGGGTTCGCTTGTGCCCCCCGCAGTGACAAGAACAGACACAAGTGAAACTTTGGATGATATTAACGTTCAACCTTCATCTGTTTTGCAATTTGGGAACTCCTTGCCAGGCGAGTTTCTGGTTGCATCCCCCGAACAGTTTAAGGAATTTCTATTGGATTCTCCCTCTACtagtttcaatttctttcataagACACCTGCGAAGACTCCACTGCGATTCGTTACAGATTCCAGTTCCGCTCAACCGAGCACAGTAGATAATCCCAaccaacaacaaaatgTTTTCAGCAATGTGGACTTGaacaatcttttgaaaagtaatAGGAAGACCCCTTCCTCTTCGTGCACGGGCGCATTTTCACGTACTCCCTTAAGCAAGATCGATATGAACCTCATGTTCAACCAACCATTAGCGACGTCTCCATCAAAGAGGTTCTCTTCTTTGTCGCTGACGCCTtatggaagaaaaatcttAAATGATGTTGGAACACCGTACGCGAAGGCTTTGATATCTTCCAACAGTGCTTTGGTAGACTTTCAGAAGGCAAGAAAGGATATTACTACCAACGTGGCGTCCACAGGTTCCGTAAATGCTAATAACATTTTACAAAGGACACCATTAAGATCCAACGataagaaaatattcattaAAACACCTCAGGATGCCATTAAGGGTACTAGCACACTCACTAAGGATAATGAGAACAAGCCGGACATATATGGCTCTTCGCCTACAACTATCCAATTAAACTCATCCATAACAAAATCTATTTCCAAATTGGATAATTCTAGAATTCCCTTATTTGTTTCCAGATCTGATACCATATTAGATTCTAACGTCGACGACCAATTGTTTGATTTGAGATTAGCCAGATTACCGCTATCGCCAACGCCGAATTGCAATTCCTTACATAGTACAACTGCTGGAGCCGCTGCTTTACAAATTCCGGAGTTGCCTAAGATGGGATCTTTCAGGAGCGATACCGTCGCCAGCTCCACTTCAAGTTCAAAcacgatttctttgaaaagcaaATCCAGCAATAATAATTTGAAGGGTAGGATCAAGAAAAACGGGAAAAAACcttccaaatttcaaatcattgTTGCGAACATTGACCAGTTCAACCAGGATCaatcgtcatcattatcatcatcactgaGCTTAAATTCAAGAGCAggaaattcaaatttaaatgcgacaaagaaaagagggAATAAACTTAAAAGATCACAATCTTCACTTTCGGATTCCAAGTTTAAATCGCAAGCAAAGAAGAACTGTGATTCTAAACCTAATGGtaatttattcaattcACAGTAG